A DNA window from Sediminitomix flava contains the following coding sequences:
- a CDS encoding SCP2 sterol-binding domain-containing protein: MENVTVEEIMKSYQVRFLKDKAEGKTLCIQFDISGEGGKAFTLQIQNGTLETIEGLEGNADCVMSATAENYIQLETGVLNPVTAMFTGKVKASNMLKVTEFTSLFRGFVSVKNEGLI, from the coding sequence ATGGAAAACGTAACGGTAGAAGAAATCATGAAATCGTACCAAGTACGATTCCTAAAAGATAAAGCGGAAGGAAAAACGCTTTGCATTCAATTTGATATTAGTGGCGAAGGTGGAAAGGCTTTTACCTTACAAATTCAGAATGGTACTTTAGAAACAATTGAAGGACTAGAAGGGAACGCTGACTGTGTAATGTCTGCTACTGCTGAAAACTATATTCAACTCGAAACAGGTGTTCTTAACCCTGTCACGGCTATGTTTACAGGTAAAGTAAAGGCAAGCAATATGCTTAAAGTCACAGAATTCACCTCCCTCTTCAGAGGATTTGTTTCTGTAAAAAATGAAGGATTAATCTAA
- a CDS encoding response regulator, protein MDWKAKYESLQNTLKRERLARKKAEQIIEMKSLELYELNQELVEANTNLEKKVRERTNELESTLGKMRILNQQLMTAKDNAEKAMRAKTDFLSAMSHEIRTPLNGVVGIVNLLIQSEPLERQMRNLRTLKFSSENLMAIINDILDYNRIEAGKLDLEEVDFDLAEVVDNLMNTWLTKANEKGVNMELQVDDNELEILKGDSTRLVQVLNNLIGNAIKFTEKGTVTLGIEKVKDLENILVYHFRVKDTGIGIPENKLGKIFDSFSQADSSTSRKYGGSGLGLAICMHILKAQGSQIYVESIEGEGSTFYFTIRFKKSNKTVEELKNNESIDFKGLDGTEVLLVEDNPFNTDIATQFLQVWGCNVSHAENGIQAVERIQERPYDIVLMDLQMPEMDGYEATQRIRGLDGKYKEIPVLALTASALLEVRKKVYEYGMNGYITKPFDPSNLFYTIYEKIVEGKSL, encoded by the coding sequence ATGGACTGGAAAGCAAAGTATGAGTCACTACAAAATACCTTGAAAAGAGAGCGGTTGGCGCGTAAGAAAGCCGAACAGATCATCGAAATGAAATCATTAGAGCTATATGAGTTAAACCAAGAACTTGTAGAAGCAAATACAAACCTTGAGAAGAAAGTTAGGGAGCGTACCAACGAATTGGAGAGTACTCTTGGTAAAATGCGTATTCTCAATCAGCAGTTAATGACAGCTAAAGACAATGCAGAAAAAGCTATGCGTGCTAAAACAGACTTTCTTTCTGCTATGTCACATGAAATTAGAACTCCTTTAAATGGGGTTGTAGGTATCGTGAATCTATTGATTCAGAGTGAACCATTGGAAAGGCAAATGAGAAATCTTCGAACCCTGAAGTTTTCTTCTGAAAATTTGATGGCGATTATTAATGATATCCTAGACTACAATAGAATTGAGGCTGGGAAGCTTGATCTAGAGGAAGTTGATTTTGATTTGGCAGAGGTTGTTGACAATCTGATGAATACTTGGCTGACAAAAGCCAATGAAAAAGGGGTGAATATGGAGTTACAGGTAGATGATAATGAGTTGGAGATTTTGAAAGGTGATTCCACAAGGCTTGTACAAGTTCTTAATAACTTGATAGGAAATGCCATCAAGTTTACTGAAAAAGGGACGGTGACTTTAGGGATTGAAAAAGTAAAAGATTTAGAGAATATCTTAGTTTATCACTTCAGGGTGAAAGATACAGGTATTGGAATTCCAGAGAATAAATTGGGGAAAATATTTGATAGCTTTTCACAGGCAGATAGTAGTACAAGTAGAAAGTATGGTGGCTCTGGGCTAGGTTTGGCTATCTGTATGCACATTTTGAAGGCGCAAGGAAGTCAGATATATGTAGAAAGTATCGAAGGAGAAGGATCAACATTCTATTTTACGATCAGATTTAAGAAGAGTAATAAGACCGTTGAAGAACTCAAGAATAATGAAAGTATAGATTTTAAGGGCTTAGACGGAACAGAGGTTTTGTTAGTAGAAGACAATCCTTTCAATACAGACATAGCCACACAATTTCTTCAAGTTTGGGGTTGCAATGTTTCTCATGCAGAGAATGGTATTCAGGCGGTAGAGCGAATTCAAGAGAGACCTTACGATATTGTACTGATGGATTTACAGATGCCAGAAATGGATGGCTATGAAGCAACTCAGAGAATTAGAGGATTGGATGGTAAGTACAAAGAGATACCTGTCTTAGCGTTGACTGCTTCTGCATTATTGGAAGTTCGTAAAAAAGTATATGAATATGGTATGAATGGATACATCACGAAACCATTCGATCCGAGTAATCTTTTCTATACTATCTATGAAAAAATTGTAGAAGGGAAGAGTTTATAA
- a CDS encoding nuclear transport factor 2 family protein encodes MTNQRTFLLLITLIGLTLANCDVKPSESNIENTVRDYIKTYQERKNYKKFLSFYSDEIVFEDILNGNRAIGKDNFKLNFDWENPHLVLLTSKPYEVEDLIIQNNQATITGYFNPFKWHDQNIEAMYFTTILTFDEDQKIVKHVNWVNYPPSLLNLISKGNANLWINQN; translated from the coding sequence ATGACAAACCAACGAACCTTCCTTTTACTTATTACTCTAATAGGACTAACGCTTGCAAATTGTGATGTAAAACCAAGTGAATCAAATATTGAAAACACTGTAAGAGACTATATTAAAACCTATCAAGAGCGTAAAAACTATAAAAAGTTCTTAAGTTTTTACTCAGACGAAATTGTATTTGAAGATATCCTAAATGGAAACAGAGCTATCGGGAAAGATAACTTCAAGCTGAATTTTGATTGGGAAAATCCTCACTTGGTACTCTTAACTTCTAAACCATATGAAGTGGAAGATTTGATCATTCAAAACAATCAGGCAACTATCACAGGGTATTTTAATCCATTTAAGTGGCATGACCAAAATATAGAAGCGATGTACTTTACTACAATTTTGACTTTTGATGAAGATCAAAAAATTGTAAAGCACGTAAATTGGGTAAATTACCCTCCTAGTCTTCTAAACTTAATTTCGAAGGGAAATGCTAACCTTTGGATTAACCAAAACTAA
- a CDS encoding arsenate-mycothiol transferase ArsC: MYTSIKNYIQETEKNFDSISDERKGMLLQISEYIKGRVAENKTTNLIYICTHNSRRSHFGQIWAQTMADFYGVPNVKSFSGGTEATAFNPNAIAAVKEVGFKVEATTEGDNPIYHVSFDDEVTPIVAFSKVYDSEHNPNKEFVAIMTCSSADQGCPIVFGSDLRMATTYDDPKAFDNTPQQAEKYAERCFQIATEIAFVFKNVANN; this comes from the coding sequence ATGTACACCTCTATTAAAAACTACATCCAAGAGACTGAAAAGAATTTCGATTCAATCTCTGATGAAAGAAAAGGAATGCTTCTTCAAATCAGCGAGTATATCAAAGGAAGAGTAGCAGAAAATAAGACCACAAATTTGATCTATATCTGTACACACAACTCAAGAAGAAGTCACTTTGGGCAAATATGGGCACAAACAATGGCTGACTTCTACGGTGTTCCAAACGTAAAATCATTTTCTGGAGGTACAGAAGCTACAGCTTTCAATCCTAATGCAATTGCCGCTGTAAAAGAAGTTGGATTCAAAGTTGAAGCAACTACGGAAGGTGATAATCCAATCTACCATGTTTCATTTGATGATGAAGTAACTCCTATTGTTGCTTTTTCAAAAGTATATGATTCAGAACATAACCCAAATAAAGAGTTTGTCGCGATAATGACTTGTTCTTCAGCCGATCAAGGATGTCCAATAGTCTTTGGTTCGGATCTAAGAATGGCAACAACTTATGATGACCCAAAAGCATTTGACAATACACCTCAACAAGCAGAAAAATATGCGGAGAGATGTTTTCAAATCGCCACTGAAATCGCATTTGTATTTAAAAACGTAGCAAACAACTAA
- a CDS encoding M90 family metallopeptidase, with translation METNELYLLLFSAIFLGLAYLIYSKLLGKTEKKLDTSAPFRSDWRKILLAEVSYYQELTEEEKKRFEQEVKYFLSHVKIKGVDTTVEDLDRMLVASSAVIPIFGYPDWQYPNLKEVLIHESALNETEFVGDIDGHVLGMVGTGKLKNKMLLSKGALREGFRNDRDKKNVGIHEFVHLIDMADGNTDGVPEVFLQKSYAIPWVNLMHQKTSEIHSNESDINPYGGTSQIEFLTVASEYFFERPMLLEKKHPKLYQRMEQIFNQRLSTRYKKRKAKGSSKKVGRNDPCICGSGKKYKACCMKKGA, from the coding sequence ATGGAAACAAACGAACTTTACTTACTTCTTTTCTCAGCTATTTTTTTAGGATTAGCTTATCTTATTTATTCAAAACTTTTAGGAAAGACAGAAAAGAAATTAGATACAAGCGCTCCATTTCGATCAGATTGGAGAAAAATTCTATTAGCTGAAGTATCATATTATCAAGAATTGACAGAGGAGGAAAAGAAAAGATTTGAGCAAGAAGTAAAATACTTTCTAAGCCATGTAAAAATAAAAGGAGTAGATACTACTGTTGAAGACTTAGACAGAATGTTAGTCGCTTCTAGTGCAGTAATCCCAATTTTTGGTTATCCAGATTGGCAATACCCTAACCTAAAAGAGGTTTTAATTCATGAATCTGCTTTGAATGAGACAGAGTTTGTCGGAGATATAGATGGACATGTTTTAGGTATGGTGGGAACTGGTAAGTTGAAAAATAAGATGCTACTTTCTAAAGGTGCATTAAGAGAAGGTTTCAGAAACGATAGAGATAAAAAGAATGTCGGTATCCATGAGTTTGTACATTTAATAGATATGGCTGATGGAAATACAGATGGAGTGCCAGAAGTTTTTCTACAAAAATCTTACGCTATACCTTGGGTCAATTTGATGCATCAGAAAACTAGTGAAATTCATTCTAATGAATCTGATATAAATCCATACGGAGGGACTAGTCAAATTGAGTTTTTGACCGTTGCTTCAGAATATTTCTTTGAACGTCCGATGCTTTTAGAGAAAAAACACCCGAAGTTATATCAGCGAATGGAGCAAATTTTCAATCAGAGACTTTCTACGCGTTATAAAAAACGAAAAGCAAAAGGTTCGAGTAAGAAGGTCGGTAGAAATGACCCTTGTATTTGTGGTAGTGGGAAAAAGTATAAGGCTTGCTGTATGAAAAAAGGGGCTTAA
- the arsB gene encoding ACR3 family arsenite efflux transporter yields MRTTKSVAAPAKKKMAFFERYLSIWVALGIIGGILIGEVAGDSIQVLSDLNLFGINLPVAILVWLMIYPMMVQIDFDSVKNLGEFKKGLALTLIVNWVIKPFSMAFFAWIFFDNLYSAWITPADAEQYIAGAILLGAAPCTAMVFVWSYLTDGNPAYTLVQVSINDLLILILFIPIVGLLLGVSGIEIPYNTLFTSVALFVVIPLIAGYISNKVLIKKHGETWFKEVFLPKLKPFSIIALLSTLVLLFAFQGKTILANPMVILLIAVPLTIQTYFIFFLSWFAGKKANLSHELLAPSTMIGASNFFELAVAVAIALFGLNSGAALTTVVGVLTEVPVMLSLVYLANKWRK; encoded by the coding sequence ATGAGAACTACAAAATCTGTAGCAGCCCCTGCCAAAAAGAAGATGGCATTTTTCGAAAGATACCTTAGTATATGGGTAGCTTTGGGCATTATTGGAGGTATTTTGATTGGAGAAGTAGCAGGTGACTCTATCCAAGTATTAAGTGATCTCAACTTATTCGGAATTAACTTGCCTGTAGCCATCCTTGTTTGGTTGATGATTTACCCAATGATGGTACAAATCGACTTTGACAGTGTGAAAAATCTTGGAGAATTCAAGAAAGGTTTAGCGCTAACATTGATCGTAAACTGGGTAATTAAGCCATTTAGTATGGCATTCTTTGCATGGATATTCTTTGACAACTTATATAGTGCATGGATTACTCCTGCTGATGCAGAACAATATATTGCGGGTGCAATTTTGCTAGGTGCAGCACCTTGTACAGCTATGGTATTTGTTTGGTCTTACCTTACTGATGGTAACCCAGCATATACCTTGGTTCAAGTTTCTATAAACGACTTATTGATTTTGATTCTATTTATTCCAATCGTCGGCTTGTTGTTAGGCGTATCAGGAATAGAAATCCCTTACAATACATTATTTACTTCTGTTGCTTTATTTGTAGTAATCCCTCTTATCGCAGGATATATCTCAAATAAAGTCTTGATCAAGAAACATGGAGAAACATGGTTTAAAGAAGTTTTCCTTCCAAAACTAAAACCTTTCTCTATCATCGCTTTGCTTTCAACTTTGGTATTACTTTTTGCATTCCAAGGTAAAACAATCTTAGCAAACCCAATGGTCATTTTATTGATTGCTGTACCATTGACAATTCAAACGTACTTTATCTTCTTCTTGAGTTGGTTTGCAGGTAAGAAAGCAAATTTATCACATGAGCTTTTAGCACCATCAACTATGATTGGAGCAAGTAACTTCTTTGAGTTAGCCGTGGCTGTTGCTATTGCATTGTTTGGCTTAAACTCAGGAGCGGCTCTAACAACAGTAGTCGGAGTACTTACAGAAGTTCCAGTAATGCTTTCGCTAGTATACTTAGCGAATAAATGGAGAAAGTAA
- a CDS encoding ArsR/SmtB family transcription factor codes for MGITKSEYFTDKQNELASVLKVLGHPARIAILEHLITSKQCICGDLVETMPLAQPTISQHLKELKNAGIIQSKLNGGSAYYCINEEKWDEIKSVFNLFMDQYNDCNCELPNK; via the coding sequence ATGGGAATTACGAAGAGCGAATATTTTACAGACAAGCAGAATGAGCTTGCTTCAGTTTTGAAAGTTTTAGGACATCCTGCTCGAATAGCAATATTGGAACACCTTATAACTTCAAAACAATGTATTTGTGGAGACTTGGTCGAAACAATGCCATTAGCTCAACCTACTATTTCTCAGCATTTGAAAGAATTGAAAAATGCAGGAATTATTCAAAGCAAGCTAAACGGTGGATCTGCTTATTACTGTATTAATGAAGAAAAATGGGATGAGATAAAATCGGTATTTAACCTCTTCATGGATCAGTATAATGATTGTAATTGTGAACTACCTAACAAATAA
- a CDS encoding Lnb N-terminal periplasmic domain-containing protein has translation MRILFILTLLVFPFMSNGQASNYIQLSEKAQISLVTCGSGEDLYALFGHSAVRVYDPERKFDIVYNYGVFDFDTPNFYLKFTAGKLPYKVAPNHYSRFVKAYIRRDRSVSEQELNLSQEEKQAVFEYLENNLKPENRYYQYDFFFDNCATKIRDIFQDVLGDKLKFYEDPADEGKTFRNLIDEYLIYSPWADFGIDLALGSKTDDIVQLDDFMFLPEYMEKAFGMATLSNDENGTIPFVKSKKVLYEASPLKKPTGIIAYPFRLIGLLCLVLVSIEALLFKKGSQRYILEGTLFLVIGIVGLILTLLWFATDHNITVTNWNLLWANPLYLLAAFWAFKGKSKPKFFAGLAVSEALVLISFIFLPQALHIACIPIIILLAVCNLRIAYQGQRLR, from the coding sequence ATGAGAATACTTTTTATTCTGACATTATTAGTCTTTCCATTCATGAGTAATGGACAGGCTTCAAATTATATTCAGCTATCAGAAAAAGCACAAATAAGTTTGGTCACCTGTGGGAGTGGGGAAGATTTATATGCGCTTTTCGGGCACAGTGCAGTGCGAGTTTATGACCCCGAACGTAAGTTTGATATAGTTTATAATTATGGTGTTTTTGATTTTGATACACCTAATTTCTACTTGAAATTTACTGCAGGAAAACTACCTTATAAAGTTGCTCCAAATCATTACTCAAGGTTTGTTAAAGCTTATATAAGAAGAGACCGTTCTGTTTCTGAGCAAGAATTGAATCTTAGTCAAGAAGAAAAGCAGGCTGTTTTTGAGTATTTAGAAAACAATTTGAAGCCCGAAAACAGATACTATCAGTATGATTTCTTTTTTGACAATTGTGCAACTAAAATCAGAGATATATTTCAAGATGTGTTGGGTGATAAGCTAAAGTTTTATGAAGATCCTGCTGATGAAGGCAAAACGTTTAGAAACTTAATAGATGAATACCTCATTTACTCTCCTTGGGCTGATTTCGGGATAGATTTAGCATTGGGTTCAAAGACTGATGATATCGTTCAATTGGATGATTTTATGTTTTTACCAGAATACATGGAAAAGGCATTTGGTATGGCAACCTTGTCTAATGACGAGAATGGTACAATACCATTTGTGAAGTCTAAGAAAGTCTTATATGAAGCTTCTCCCTTAAAAAAGCCTACAGGAATTATAGCTTATCCTTTTAGATTGATTGGGTTGTTGTGTTTGGTTTTAGTATCGATTGAAGCTTTGTTGTTCAAAAAAGGAAGTCAAAGATATATTCTAGAAGGTACTTTATTCTTGGTAATTGGAATAGTGGGGTTAATATTAACTCTTTTATGGTTTGCCACAGATCACAATATTACCGTTACAAACTGGAATTTACTTTGGGCAAATCCTCTTTATCTTTTAGCTGCATTTTGGGCTTTCAAGGGAAAATCAAAACCAAAATTCTTTGCAGGTTTAGCAGTCTCTGAGGCTCTGGTTCTTATTTCTTTTATATTCTTGCCTCAGGCATTACACATAGCATGTATCCCGATTATCATTTTGTTGGCTGTATGTAATTTAAGAATTGCTTATCAAGGACAAAGACTGAGATAA
- a CDS encoding GH92 family glycosyl hydrolase: protein MRVKIRIYFLYFIISIALFSCHTKSLKEQFGVKTDYTQFVNPFIGTDGTGHTFPGPTMPFGMVQPGPDNVNTGWDYTSGYQLKDSTILGFSQTRASGTGISEFGDILLLPFVGDKKELKSKKIKEEAEVGFYSVLLDDSTQVELTATNRVALHRYTFPSNNNTKVLVDLQHGLRFITDSLVLENETNVENNHTISGYTHTKNWVERKYFFVIEFDRDFNEYTKLPKQPKEAAPRFILNFELGEAKQLRARIALSTVSVEGAKRNLEAELNHWDFELVHQDTKKEWNKYLSTIDIEAGQEQKEIFYTGMYHLFTQPNNIVDIDSKYRGANDSIAIAQNGEYFSTLSLWDTYRAAHPLYTIITPQKVDGFVQTMLAHHKAKGFLPIWTAWGQENFCMIGNHAIPVITDAYIKGFKGFDPNEALDAMVKSTSENHLNSDWQMYNKYGYYPYDLIDNESVSRTLESGFDDYCVGLLAEELGEKALAQTYYTRASYYKNLFDPSTNLMRGKSTKGKFRVPFDPIMPTSPMNNPGDYTEANAWQYSFASTQFDPEGLVDLVGGKEKFTKHLDKFFTIQGEGVSKHLGQEALIGQYAHGNEPSHHIAYLYAYSSEPHKSQDYIRQIYSQFYDNTPTGITGNDDCGQMSAWYIFSTLGFYPVNPANGEFIFGVPQVEKATINLPEGKTFIIENNKLQEGEYSSKITLNDSILDQIFIDYKDIMKGGTLKFE from the coding sequence ATGAGAGTAAAAATTAGAATATACTTTCTGTATTTCATCATATCAATCGCCTTATTTAGCTGCCATACCAAAAGCTTAAAAGAGCAATTTGGTGTAAAGACAGATTACACACAATTTGTCAACCCATTTATTGGAACTGATGGTACTGGCCATACTTTCCCAGGCCCTACTATGCCTTTTGGGATGGTTCAACCTGGACCTGACAACGTAAATACGGGTTGGGATTATACATCTGGTTATCAATTAAAGGATTCTACAATCCTAGGGTTTTCTCAAACAAGAGCTAGTGGCACAGGCATTAGTGAATTTGGAGATATCCTCTTGCTACCTTTTGTAGGTGATAAAAAAGAGTTGAAATCTAAAAAAATTAAAGAAGAAGCTGAAGTTGGCTTTTATTCTGTTTTACTTGACGACTCTACACAAGTTGAGCTTACAGCAACCAACCGAGTTGCTCTGCATCGATATACATTCCCCTCAAACAATAACACTAAAGTATTAGTAGACCTACAACATGGTCTTCGTTTTATCACAGACTCATTAGTGCTAGAAAATGAAACAAATGTAGAGAACAACCATACAATTTCAGGCTACACACATACTAAAAATTGGGTGGAAAGAAAGTACTTCTTTGTCATTGAGTTTGATAGAGACTTTAATGAATACACCAAATTACCAAAACAACCAAAAGAAGCTGCACCAAGATTTATCCTCAACTTTGAATTGGGGGAGGCAAAACAACTTAGAGCACGTATTGCCTTATCTACCGTAAGCGTTGAAGGAGCAAAACGAAATTTGGAGGCTGAACTAAACCATTGGGATTTTGAACTTGTACACCAAGATACTAAAAAAGAGTGGAATAAATACCTCAGTACAATTGATATAGAAGCAGGCCAAGAACAAAAAGAGATATTCTACACAGGCATGTATCATCTTTTCACTCAGCCTAACAATATTGTTGATATAGATAGTAAATATAGAGGGGCCAATGACTCCATCGCGATTGCTCAAAACGGGGAGTATTTTTCAACCTTATCCCTTTGGGATACTTATAGAGCTGCACATCCGCTATACACAATTATCACACCTCAAAAAGTTGATGGATTTGTACAAACTATGCTTGCCCATCACAAGGCAAAAGGCTTTTTACCAATCTGGACAGCTTGGGGACAAGAAAACTTTTGTATGATCGGAAATCATGCTATACCAGTAATTACCGATGCATACATAAAAGGGTTTAAAGGATTTGACCCAAATGAAGCTCTAGATGCTATGGTTAAATCTACATCTGAAAACCACCTCAACTCAGATTGGCAGATGTATAACAAATATGGATATTATCCTTATGATCTCATCGATAACGAATCTGTTTCAAGAACGCTAGAAAGTGGCTTTGATGACTATTGTGTTGGACTTTTGGCTGAAGAGCTTGGTGAAAAGGCACTTGCTCAGACGTATTATACCCGTGCTAGTTATTACAAAAATCTGTTTGATCCGTCTACAAACCTGATGAGAGGAAAAAGCACCAAAGGAAAGTTTCGCGTTCCTTTTGACCCAATCATGCCGACTTCACCAATGAATAACCCTGGAGACTATACCGAGGCTAACGCTTGGCAATACTCTTTTGCCTCTACTCAATTCGATCCAGAAGGATTAGTAGACTTGGTTGGTGGAAAAGAAAAATTCACAAAACATTTAGATAAATTCTTCACTATTCAAGGAGAAGGAGTTAGTAAACACCTAGGGCAAGAAGCCCTGATCGGTCAATATGCACATGGCAACGAACCAAGTCATCATATCGCCTATCTCTACGCTTACTCAAGCGAACCTCACAAATCGCAAGATTACATCAGACAAATCTATTCTCAGTTTTATGACAACACACCAACAGGTATCACAGGAAATGATGATTGTGGTCAAATGAGTGCTTGGTATATTTTCAGTACATTAGGCTTCTACCCTGTTAACCCAGCCAATGGTGAATTTATTTTTGGGGTTCCACAAGTAGAAAAAGCTACAATTAACTTACCTGAGGGGAAAACCTTCATAATCGAAAATAATAAGTTGCAAGAAGGCGAGTATAGCTCAAAGATCACACTCAATGATAGCATTCTTGATCAAATATTTATTGACTATAAAGATATCATGAAAGGTGGTACTTTAAAGTTTGAATAG
- a CDS encoding YebC/PmpR family DNA-binding transcriptional regulator, whose product MGRAFEYRRAAKEKRWDKMSKLFPKLGHAITVAAKEGGEDPDMNSKLRTAIQNAKAENMPKDKIEAAIKRASGKDAANFVELNYEGKGPHGVLVFVECATDNSNRTVANVKSYFNKAGGGLVPSGSLEFMFSRKAVFEFEKTEEMDLEELELELIDAGLDEIEEGEEGLVIIYGDYTNFNNLQKALEELSIEVKKANLQRIPTSPVSFTEEQLVDIEKMLDKIEDDEDVQNVFTNIE is encoded by the coding sequence ATGGGAAGAGCATTTGAATATCGTCGTGCAGCAAAGGAGAAACGCTGGGATAAGATGTCTAAGTTGTTTCCTAAGTTAGGACACGCCATTACTGTAGCTGCTAAAGAAGGTGGTGAAGATCCTGACATGAACTCGAAACTTCGTACGGCAATCCAAAATGCGAAGGCTGAAAACATGCCTAAAGACAAGATTGAGGCAGCAATCAAGAGAGCTTCAGGAAAGGATGCCGCTAACTTCGTAGAGTTGAACTATGAAGGAAAAGGCCCTCATGGTGTTTTGGTATTTGTAGAGTGTGCTACTGACAACTCGAATAGAACTGTAGCAAACGTAAAATCTTACTTCAATAAAGCTGGAGGCGGATTGGTTCCTTCGGGTTCTCTAGAGTTTATGTTCTCTAGAAAAGCTGTTTTTGAATTTGAAAAAACAGAAGAAATGGACCTTGAAGAATTAGAGCTTGAGCTTATCGACGCAGGTCTTGACGAGATTGAAGAGGGAGAAGAAGGTTTGGTGATTATCTATGGTGATTATACAAACTTCAATAACCTTCAGAAAGCATTGGAAGAGTTAAGTATCGAGGTAAAGAAAGCTAACCTTCAAAGAATTCCAACTTCACCAGTTTCTTTCACTGAAGAGCAATTGGTTGATATTGAGAAAATGCTTGACAAAATTGAGGATGATGAAGATGTACAAAACGTGTTTACAAACATTGAATAG
- the pip gene encoding prolyl aminopeptidase: MVKAASFESGYLKVSSTHQIYFEEVGNPLGTPVLYLHGGPGAGLPNNYHSYFDLKRCRVIGMDQRGSGRSEPLGCLEENTIQHLVEDINVLREYLGLTDWVLFGGSWGCTLALAYALKYPENVRGLFLRGVFLGTNKEIQWFYHKGANLFYPEEWKYFDIRSEEAINSSSNLISQYYYDLCLSDKPIYEKKEIARRWIFWEVRLAMFEGSECAKEEWIITDELLAFAQLEVHYFYHSCFFPYQNYILERLSLSDLKEVPTTIVQGRYDLVCPPRYAFDLHQKMTASKLVWIEKGGHASYEKHTKFKMIEEFKLLLDKVQYQDEYK, encoded by the coding sequence ATGGTTAAGGCAGCTAGTTTTGAATCAGGCTACTTAAAAGTTTCATCAACACACCAAATTTATTTTGAAGAAGTAGGTAATCCATTAGGCACACCAGTACTGTATTTGCATGGAGGTCCGGGGGCGGGATTACCCAACAATTACCATAGTTATTTCGATCTGAAAAGGTGCAGAGTTATAGGGATGGATCAACGGGGTTCGGGTAGAAGTGAGCCTTTAGGTTGTTTGGAGGAAAATACAATTCAGCATTTGGTAGAAGATATCAATGTCTTGCGTGAATATTTAGGGTTGACAGATTGGGTGTTATTTGGAGGAAGTTGGGGGTGTACTTTAGCACTTGCTTATGCATTAAAATATCCAGAGAATGTAAGGGGGCTATTTCTAAGAGGAGTATTCCTTGGTACCAATAAAGAAATCCAATGGTTTTACCATAAAGGCGCCAATCTATTTTATCCAGAAGAATGGAAATATTTCGATATCAGGAGTGAGGAAGCTATTAACTCTTCGAGCAATTTAATTTCACAATATTATTATGATTTGTGCTTGAGTGATAAACCCATCTATGAGAAAAAAGAAATTGCAAGAAGGTGGATATTTTGGGAAGTACGTTTAGCAATGTTTGAAGGCTCTGAATGTGCCAAAGAGGAATGGATTATTACTGATGAACTCTTGGCTTTTGCACAATTGGAAGTCCATTACTTTTATCATTCTTGTTTTTTCCCATATCAGAATTACATTTTAGAACGCTTATCGCTTTCTGATTTGAAAGAAGTTCCTACAACTATAGTGCAAGGTCGTTATGATTTGGTATGCCCTCCAAGATATGCATTTGATCTACATCAAAAAATGACAGCATCTAAGTTAGTTTGGATAGAAAAGGGTGGTCATGCATCCTATGAAAAACATACTAAATTTAAGATGATTGAAGAGTTTAAGCTACTCCTTGATAAAGTCCAGTATCAAGATGAATATAAATGA